One Ranitomeya imitator isolate aRanImi1 chromosome 1, aRanImi1.pri, whole genome shotgun sequence DNA window includes the following coding sequences:
- the PCDH18 gene encoding protocadherin-18, whose product MDRCWDLRRSWIGRNMSCVLFCALSLVIIMKPYVIMGKNLKYSIYEEQMVGSVVARLAEDVADVLAKLPNPALVRFKAMPMQQGKTPLLLVKEDNGEISIGAKIDREQLCQKNLNCSIEFDVITLPTQHLQLFHVEVEVLDINDNAPHFSRSLIPIEISESAAVGTRIPLDSAFDPDVGENSLHTYSLSENEYFKIEVKTRTDGAKYAELIVVRELDREHQSSYELQLTASDMGVPQRYGSAILKITISDSNDNSPIFEKKSYVIKLPENAPVGTLLIDLNATDPDEGANGKVVYSFNSNVSPKITETFRMDPEKGQLTLIKQVDYETTKSYEIDVQAQDMGPNSIPGHCKIIINVIDVNDNKPEININLMSSGKEIAYISESAPLDTFVALVRVQDKDSGLNGEIICKLHGHGQFKLQKTYENNYLILTNASLDREKRSEYSLTVIAEDRGLPSLSTVKHFAVQISDENDNPPRFQTSRYEIVIVENNLPGAHITSVRATDPDQAENGQVTYIIPESYIQGSSITTYVTIDPSNGAIYALRAFDHEEVNQIVFTVQARDSGVPQLVTNATIVLTVVDENDNSPVIVAPALHNNTAKISVPRDAESGYLITKIKAMDRDSGLNSELTCSIIAGNEYDVFLIDPKSCEIYTNMTMETFPIQEWDLLVLVHDKGTPPRSTKALLKCHILETSDAAGSTEATYVNQASKDVSMIIIISLGAICAVLLVIMVIFATRCNREKKDNRSYNCRVAESTYQHHPKRPSRQIHKGDITLVPTMNGTLPIRSHHRSSPSPSPTLERGQMSSRQSHHSRQSLNSLMTISSNHVPDSFSLELTHATPAVEVSQLLSMLHQGQYQPRPSFRGNKYSRSYRYALQDMDKFSLKDSGRGDSEAGDSDYDLGRDSPIDRLLGEGFSELFLTDGHRMPPVMRYCTEECRVLGHSDQCWMPPLPSPSADYRNNMFIPGEEVQSLQQTQQQSQQQTQQQTPLIEDDMLPVDQNEKKKSFSTFGKESQDEEASEACTSSLLTEMSSVFQRLLPPSMDSYAECSDVDRSNSLERRKGQVSTKTVSYPQGVAAWAANTHFQNPNNVGGPSVGVHSSAQPSSKWLPAMEEIPENYEEDDFDNVLNHLNDGKHELMDASELVAEINKLLQDVRQN is encoded by the exons ATGGATCGCTGCTGGGACCTGAGGAGATCGTGGATCGGTAGGAACATGAGCTGTGTGTTATTCTGTGCATTGTCTCTGGTCATCATCATGAAGCCATATGTCATCATGGGGAAGAATTTAAAGTACAGTATATACGAGGAGCAGATGGTGGGCTCGGTGGTGGCCAGGCTGGCCGAGGACGTGGCCGATGTGCTGGCCAAGTTACCTAACCCTGCCCTGGTGCGGTTTAAAGCCATGCCCATGCAGCAGGGGAAGACCCCTCTACTCCTAGTCAAGGAGGACAACGGGGAGATCAGTATTGGGGCTAAGATCGATCGGGAGCAGCTGTGCCAGAAGAACTTAAATTGCTCCATCGAGTTTGATGTGATCACTCTGCCTACACAACATCTGCAGCTCTTCCATGTGGAGGTGGAGGTGCTGGACATCAATGATAATGCCCCCCATTTCTCCAGATCCCTCATCCCTATTGAGATATCCGAGAGTGCAGCTGTGGGCACCAGGATCCCCCTGGACAGCGCCTTTGACCCTGATGTCGGAGAAAATTCCCTTCATACCTATTCCCTCTCGGAGAATGAATATTTTAAGATCGAGGTCAAGACCAGGACTGATGGCGCCAAGTATGCAGAACTTATTGTAGTCAGGGAGCTGGACAGGGAGCACCAGTCTAGCTATGAGCTCCAGCTCACTGCCTCGGACATGGGGGTCCCTCAGAGATATGGCTCAGCCATCCTGAAAATCACCATTTCGGATTCCAACGACAACAGCCCAATCTTTGAAAAGAAGTCTTATGTCATCAAGCTCCCTGAAAATGCACCAGTTGGCACTTTACTAATAGACCTCAACGCCACCGACCCCGACGAGGGGGCAAATGGAAAGGTGGTGTACTCATTTAACAGCAACGTTTCCCCCAAAATTACTGAAACTTTCCGAATGGATCCTGAGAAAGGTCAGCTGACCCTAATAAAGCAAGTGGACTACGAGACTACAAAATCCTATGAGATTGATGTTCAGGCCCAGGATATGGGACCCAATTCCATCCCAGGACACTGCAAGATTATTATCAATGTTATTGATGTGAATGATAACAAACCGGAGATCAATATCAATCTGATGTCTTCAGGTAAAGAGATTGCTTACATTTCAGAAAGTGCTCCTCTGGATACATTTGTGGCCTTGGTGAGAGTGCAGGATAAAGATTCAGGACTGAATGGAGAAATCATTTGTAAGCTCCATGGACATGGACAATTCAAGCTGCAGAAAACATATGAAAACAATTATTTAATATTGACCAATGCCTCACTTGATAGAGAAAAGAGGTCGGAGTATAGCTTGACAGTAATAGCCGAGGACAGGGGGCTGCCGAGCCTCTCCACAGTCAAGCACTTTGCTGTGCAGATAAGTGATGAGAATGACAACCCACCACGGTTCCAGACCAGCAGATACGAGATCGTTATTGTGGAAAACAATTTACCTGGCGCACATATAACATCTGTGAGGGCAACTGATCCAGATCAAGCCGAAAATGGTCAAGTGACATACATTATTCCTGAAAGCTACATTCAGGGTAGCTCTATTACGACCTATGTGACTATTGACCCCTCCAATGGTGCCATATATGCATTAAGGGCATTTGACCATGAAGAAGTCAATCAGATTGTCTTCACCGTGCAGGCCAGGGACAGTGGAGTTCCACAGTTGGTCACAAATGCCACAATAGTTCTCACAGTTGTAGACGAAAATGATAACTCTCCAGTGATTGTGGCCCCTGCTCTTCACAATAACACTGCAAAGATTTCAGTCCCCAGGGATGCGGAGAGTGGCTACTTAATTACCAAAATTAAGGCTATGGACAGAGACTCTGGTCTGAACTCTGAACTTACTTGTTCCATCATTGCAGGGAATGAATATGATGTTTTCCTTATTGACCCCAAATCTTGTGAAATTTACACTAATATGACCATGGAGACTTTCCCGATCCAGGAATGGGACCTTTTAGTTTTAGTCCACGACAAAGGGACTCCTCCACGTTCTACTAAAGCACTTCTCAAATGTCATATCCTTGAAACTTCTGATGCTGCTGGCAGTACAGAGGCCACTTACGTTAACCAGGCCTCTAAGGATGTgtctatgattattattatttcccTGGGAGCTATTTGTGCAGTTCTTTTAGTCATCATGGTTATTTTTGCAACAAGGTGTAACAGAGAAAAGAAGGACAACAGATCCTACAACTGCAGGGTGGCAGAGTCAACGTACCAGCATCATCCAAAGCGGCCTTCAAGACAAATTCACAAAGGGGACATTACACTAGTGCCTACTATGAATGGGACCCTTCCTATCAGATCCCACCACAGGTCTTCACCATCACCATCCCCTACCTTGGAACGTGGCCAGATGAGCAGTAGGCAAAGTCACCATAGTCGCCAGTCACTCAACAGCCTAATGACAATTTCATCTAATCATGTACCGGATTCTTTTTCTCTGGAACTGACCCATGCTACACCTGCGGTAGAG GTATCCCAACTGCTCTCCATGCTTCACCAGGGACAATACCAGCCCAGACCAAGCTTTCGAGGAAACAAATATTCGAGAAGCTACAG GTATGCCCTCCAAGACATGGATAAATTTAGTCTGAAAGACAGTGGTCGTGGGGATAGTGAAGCTGGAGACAGTGATTACGACCTGGGCAGAGATTCTCCAATTGACAGACTTCTGGGAGAAGGCTTCAGCGAACTTTTCCTTACCGATGGCCACCGGATGCCTCCAG TTATGAGATACTGCACAGAAGAATGCCGGGTTCTAGGGCACTCGGATCAGTGTTGGATGCCACCTCTTCCCTCTCCATCTGCAGACTACAGGAACAACATGTTCATCCCTGGTGAAGAAGTCCAATCTCTCCAGCAGACCCAGCAACAAAGCCAgcagcagacacaacaacagactcCTCTTATCGAGGATGATATGCTTCCTGTTGAtcagaatgagaaaaaaaaaagtttttcgacgtttggcaaggagtctcaggacgagGAAGCATCTGAGGCCTGCACCTCTTCGCTCCTCACTGAAATGAGCAGTGTTTTCCAGCGCCTGCTACCTCCATCTATGGACAGCTACGCTGAATGCAGTGACGTTGATCGCTCAAACTCTTTAGAGAGACGGAAAGGCCAAGTGTCTACTAAGACAGTAAGTTACCCCCAAGGGGTTGCTGCATGGGCAGCAAACACACATTTTCAAAATCCCAACAATGTTGGTGGACCTTCTGTAGGAGTCCATTCTAGTGCACAACCATCTTCTAAATGGTTGCCAGCCATGGAGGAAATCCCAGAGAACTATGAAGAAGATGACTTTGATAATGTCCTTAATCATCTTAACGATGGTAAACATGAACTTATGGATGCGAGTGAACTTGTGGCTGAAATTAATAAACTGCTTCAAGACGTGAGGCAAAATTAG